From Vidua macroura isolate BioBank_ID:100142 chromosome 30, ASM2450914v1, whole genome shotgun sequence, one genomic window encodes:
- the LOC128820671 gene encoding basic proline-rich protein-like isoform X1 — MLHSCPKTVGKCQKRQFFPMKCFTSAKEERSHKPRLFFIATLFDLVTSLIGIPLGFYLFVSIFRSAGLAAAPPLGSRRQRRNVRELRRSSSSSSSSSSSSSSSSASLDRFSARLSTRFPSPSPSHTHSTPVPSRPCPASPSPADAASRKGPLGGAAPCPPLPVPPRSRLRRALSVLAVAPLEVPLALVLAEQRGLLAPPGAGSGPAPAEAAAPSEAPAAVPPAAAPLPPRARPVADSVAGGFPAPSSAARQLGRRPRAAAARGGSASSSAPGARVAGAEERERGAARTGGEASPGAALPGGPAAGERRLRQRLLRDPARRRRPGGHQASVPRSHPGVGAAAQRRPGAPGAGAAVDGVVPWLPRRRAAPGLVRAARRLRAGHGASAALSGPLGLPARAGVPDGARGAGAVPPGAGGRAALHQPRRPAPRHQGRERPRRPGHGRGEAHRLRLRHDPPGHVLHPDVRNAGVQPTGVDPLWLLPWPASHHLVPGHPALSPGLRAPSFPHKRGHRLGPALLPAPGVSSASTSSGGVYPWTRQTGHHWKTFLSILGCRSPAWPRRQQRSIPVLSRIQEPSKYQLHASGGTPRKPRSVSLRPQHGGESAAEEMLPLVPGELWRERLSAPRAIGEVVAVR, encoded by the exons atgctgcACTCCTGTCCAAAAACTGTTGGAAAGTGTCAGAAGAGGCAATTCTTCCCCATGAAATGCTTCACCTcagccaaagaagaaagaagccaCAAGCCAAGACTCTTCTTTATTGCTACATTGTTTGATTTGGTCACTTCTCTAATAGGAATtcctttggggttttatttgtttgtttctatcTTTCGTTCCGCGGGGCTCGCGGCGGCTCCTCCGTTGGGTTCGCGGAGGCAACGGAGGAACGTTCGCGAGCTGCGGCG cagcagcagcagcagcagcagcagcagcagcagcagcagcagcagcagcgcttCTCTCGATCGGTTTTCCGCTCGACTTTCCACTCGCttcccatccccttctccctctCACACTCACTCCactcccgtcccgtcccgtccgtGTCCCGCCTCTCCCAGCCCGGCTGATGCCGCGTCCCGCAAGGGGCCCctcggcggggccgccccgtgCCCGCCCCTGCCCGTCCCGCCGCGGAGCCGCCTCCGCCGGGCTCTCTCCGTACTGGCTGTGGCGCCGCTGGAAGTGCCGCTCGCTCTGGTGCTGGCGGAGCAGCGCGGTCTTTTGGCTCCGCCTGGCGCGGGCTctggcccggccccggccgagGCCGCGGCCCCGAGCGAAGCCCCTGCCGCGGTTCCGCCCGCAGCCGCCCCGctgccgccccgcgcccgccccgtcGCCGACAGCGTCGCCGGCGGCTTCCCCGCTCCGAGCTCCGCCGCTCGTCAGCTCGGCCGCCGGCCCCGAGCCGCCGCAGCCCGGGGCGGCTCGGCAAGCAGCAGCGCGCCGGGCGCTCGGGTTGCCGGGGCAGAAGAGCGGGAGCGCGGTGCCGCCCGCACGGGCGGAGAAGcctcccctggagcagctctacCGGGAGGGCCCGCTGCTGGGGAGCGGCGGCTGCGGCAGCGTTTACTCCGGGACCCGGCTCGCCGACGGCGCCCCG gtggccatcaaGCGAGTGTGCCGCGATCGCATCCCGGAGTGGGCGCGGCTG CACAACGGCGCCCTGGTGCCCCTGGAGCTGGCGCTGCTGTGGATGGTGTCGTGCCCTGGCTTCCGCGGCGTCGTGCGGCTCCTGGACTGGTTCGAGCTGCCCGACGGCTTCGCGCTGGTCATGGAGCGTCCGCAGCGCTGTCAGGACCTCTGGGACTTCCTGCACGAGCGGGGGTTCCTGACGGAGCCCGTGGCGCGGGGGCTGTTccgccaggtgctggaggccgtgcggcACTGCACCAGCCGCGGCGTCCTGCACCGCGACATCAAGGCCGAGAACGTCCTCGTCGACCTGGCCACGGGCGAGGCGAAGCTCATCGACTTCGGCTGCGGCACGATCCTCCAGGACACGTTCTACACCCGGATGTCAG GAACGCCGGAGTACAGCCCACCGGAGTGGATCCTCTTTGGCTGCTACCATGGCCAGCCAGCCACCATCTGGTCCCTGGGCATCCTGCTCTATCACCTGGTCTGCGGGCACCTTCCTTTCCACACAAACGAGGACATCGTCTGGGGCCAGCTCTTCTTCCCGCCCCGGGTGTCTCAAG tGCCAGCACCTCATCAGGTGGTGTTTATCCATGGACCCGGCAGACAGGCCATCACTGGAAGACCTTTTTGAGCATTCttggctgcaggagccctgcctggcccaggagacagcagagatccatccctgtgctcagtAGGATCCAGGAGCCCAGCAAGTACCAGCTGCACGCGTCTGGTGGCACTCCAAGAAAACCCCGGAGCGTTTCCCTGCGGCCACAGCACGGAGGAGAGAGCGCAGCCGAGGAGATGCTTCCGCTGGTCCCCGGCGAGTTGTGGAGGGAGCGGCTCAGTGCTCCCCGTGCCATTGGAGAAGTGGTGGCAGTGCGGTGA
- the LOC128820671 gene encoding serine/threonine-protein kinase pim-1-like isoform X3: protein MPRPARGPSAGPPRARPCPSRRGAASAGLSPYWLWRRWKCRSLWCWRSSAVFWLRLARALARPRPRPRPRAKPLPRFRPQPPRCRPAPAPSPTASPAASPLRAPPLVSSAAGPEPPQPGAARQAAARRALGLPGQKSGSAVPPARAEKPPLEQLYREGPLLGSGGCGSVYSGTRLADGAPVAIKRVCRDRIPEWARLHNGALVPLELALLWMVSCPGFRGVVRLLDWFELPDGFALVMERPQRCQDLWDFLHERGFLTEPVARGLFRQVLEAVRHCTSRGVLHRDIKAENVLVDLATGEAKLIDFGCGTILQDTFYTRMSGTPEYSPPEWILFGCYHGQPATIWSLGILLYHLVCGHLPFHTNEDIVWGQLFFPPRVSQASEAVDLLGLAGGGGTCASVLLSSKREDRWEAFGCSSEHS, encoded by the exons ATGCCGCGTCCCGCAAGGGGCCCctcggcggggccgccccgtgCCCGCCCCTGCCCGTCCCGCCGCGGAGCCGCCTCCGCCGGGCTCTCTCCGTACTGGCTGTGGCGCCGCTGGAAGTGCCGCTCGCTCTGGTGCTGGCGGAGCAGCGCGGTCTTTTGGCTCCGCCTGGCGCGGGCTctggcccggccccggccgagGCCGCGGCCCCGAGCGAAGCCCCTGCCGCGGTTCCGCCCGCAGCCGCCCCGctgccgccccgcgcccgccccgtcGCCGACAGCGTCGCCGGCGGCTTCCCCGCTCCGAGCTCCGCCGCTCGTCAGCTCGGCCGCCGGCCCCGAGCCGCCGCAGCCCGGGGCGGCTCGGCAAGCAGCAGCGCGCCGGGCGCTCGGGTTGCCGGGGCAGAAGAGCGGGAGCGCGGTGCCGCCCGCACGGGCGGAGAAGcctcccctggagcagctctacCGGGAGGGCCCGCTGCTGGGGAGCGGCGGCTGCGGCAGCGTTTACTCCGGGACCCGGCTCGCCGACGGCGCCCCG gtggccatcaaGCGAGTGTGCCGCGATCGCATCCCGGAGTGGGCGCGGCTG CACAACGGCGCCCTGGTGCCCCTGGAGCTGGCGCTGCTGTGGATGGTGTCGTGCCCTGGCTTCCGCGGCGTCGTGCGGCTCCTGGACTGGTTCGAGCTGCCCGACGGCTTCGCGCTGGTCATGGAGCGTCCGCAGCGCTGTCAGGACCTCTGGGACTTCCTGCACGAGCGGGGGTTCCTGACGGAGCCCGTGGCGCGGGGGCTGTTccgccaggtgctggaggccgtgcggcACTGCACCAGCCGCGGCGTCCTGCACCGCGACATCAAGGCCGAGAACGTCCTCGTCGACCTGGCCACGGGCGAGGCGAAGCTCATCGACTTCGGCTGCGGCACGATCCTCCAGGACACGTTCTACACCCGGATGTCAG GAACGCCGGAGTACAGCCCACCGGAGTGGATCCTCTTTGGCTGCTACCATGGCCAGCCAGCCACCATCTGGTCCCTGGGCATCCTGCTCTATCACCTGGTCTGCGGGCACCTTCCTTTCCACACAAACGAGGACATCGTCTGGGGCCAGCTCTTCTTCCCGCCCCGGGTGTCTCAAG CTAGTGAGGCGGTTGATCTCCTGGGCTTAGCTGGAGGAGGTGGCACGtgtgcctctgtgctgctctcctccaaAAGGGAGGATCGATGGGAAGCATTTGGCTGCAGCTCCGAGCACTCCTAG
- the LOC128820671 gene encoding serine/threonine-protein kinase pim-1-like isoform X2 encodes MPRPARGPSAGPPRARPCPSRRGAASAGLSPYWLWRRWKCRSLWCWRSSAVFWLRLARALARPRPRPRPRAKPLPRFRPQPPRCRPAPAPSPTASPAASPLRAPPLVSSAAGPEPPQPGAARQAAARRALGLPGQKSGSAVPPARAEKPPLEQLYREGPLLGSGGCGSVYSGTRLADGAPVAIKRVCRDRIPEWARLHNGALVPLELALLWMVSCPGFRGVVRLLDWFELPDGFALVMERPQRCQDLWDFLHERGFLTEPVARGLFRQVLEAVRHCTSRGVLHRDIKAENVLVDLATGEAKLIDFGCGTILQDTFYTRMSGTPEYSPPEWILFGCYHGQPATIWSLGILLYHLVCGHLPFHTNEDIVWGQLFFPPRVSQECQHLIRWCLSMDPADRPSLEDLFEHSWLQEPCLAQETAEIHPCAQ; translated from the exons ATGCCGCGTCCCGCAAGGGGCCCctcggcggggccgccccgtgCCCGCCCCTGCCCGTCCCGCCGCGGAGCCGCCTCCGCCGGGCTCTCTCCGTACTGGCTGTGGCGCCGCTGGAAGTGCCGCTCGCTCTGGTGCTGGCGGAGCAGCGCGGTCTTTTGGCTCCGCCTGGCGCGGGCTctggcccggccccggccgagGCCGCGGCCCCGAGCGAAGCCCCTGCCGCGGTTCCGCCCGCAGCCGCCCCGctgccgccccgcgcccgccccgtcGCCGACAGCGTCGCCGGCGGCTTCCCCGCTCCGAGCTCCGCCGCTCGTCAGCTCGGCCGCCGGCCCCGAGCCGCCGCAGCCCGGGGCGGCTCGGCAAGCAGCAGCGCGCCGGGCGCTCGGGTTGCCGGGGCAGAAGAGCGGGAGCGCGGTGCCGCCCGCACGGGCGGAGAAGcctcccctggagcagctctacCGGGAGGGCCCGCTGCTGGGGAGCGGCGGCTGCGGCAGCGTTTACTCCGGGACCCGGCTCGCCGACGGCGCCCCG gtggccatcaaGCGAGTGTGCCGCGATCGCATCCCGGAGTGGGCGCGGCTG CACAACGGCGCCCTGGTGCCCCTGGAGCTGGCGCTGCTGTGGATGGTGTCGTGCCCTGGCTTCCGCGGCGTCGTGCGGCTCCTGGACTGGTTCGAGCTGCCCGACGGCTTCGCGCTGGTCATGGAGCGTCCGCAGCGCTGTCAGGACCTCTGGGACTTCCTGCACGAGCGGGGGTTCCTGACGGAGCCCGTGGCGCGGGGGCTGTTccgccaggtgctggaggccgtgcggcACTGCACCAGCCGCGGCGTCCTGCACCGCGACATCAAGGCCGAGAACGTCCTCGTCGACCTGGCCACGGGCGAGGCGAAGCTCATCGACTTCGGCTGCGGCACGATCCTCCAGGACACGTTCTACACCCGGATGTCAG GAACGCCGGAGTACAGCCCACCGGAGTGGATCCTCTTTGGCTGCTACCATGGCCAGCCAGCCACCATCTGGTCCCTGGGCATCCTGCTCTATCACCTGGTCTGCGGGCACCTTCCTTTCCACACAAACGAGGACATCGTCTGGGGCCAGCTCTTCTTCCCGCCCCGGGTGTCTCAAG agtGCCAGCACCTCATCAGGTGGTGTTTATCCATGGACCCGGCAGACAGGCCATCACTGGAAGACCTTTTTGAGCATTCttggctgcaggagccctgcctggcccaggagacagcagagatccatccctgtgctcagtAG